The proteins below come from a single Holdemania massiliensis genomic window:
- a CDS encoding helix-turn-helix domain-containing protein — translation MVNKMPKIQQSLITRINQEKGKKSYSNYKLAAVSGVAESTVGRVLKGEVLPTISTLIKLADALQIDLKDLL, via the coding sequence ATGGTAAATAAGATGCCAAAGATTCAACAATCACTCATTACTCGAATAAATCAAGAGAAAGGCAAGAAAAGTTATTCAAATTATAAATTAGCAGCCGTTTCTGGTGTTGCAGAAAGTACAGTGGGAAGAGTTTTAAAAGGTGAGGTATTGCCGACTATATCTACCTTAATTAAGCTGGCTGACGCCCTGCAAATTGATCTAAAAGATTTATTATAG
- a CDS encoding MATE family efflux transporter — MRKKLSKFIGTRQFYKLALAVAVPLMMQQLITSSVNLVDNLMVGQLGDAALGGVAAVNRFYIIATYGTNGVLAAAAIFIAQFFGAQDQERMKQSFRFSILSAYAIMIPFFLLGFLVPEGIVRFFTSDPAIIQLGGAYMRIAAFTFLPMALSLGISSAMRAVGETKIPLVISAGAVLINTFLNYCLIFGNFGFPRLGVEGAAIATLIARLLEAAVLLLVLAKLPFAFKSKLSQMFHVSGQLVRSILIKAAPLALNEVMWSLGMATLFKFYATRGPEVMSGYSIANTIGDIFFVLFGGMAAATTVMVSQPLGADKLDEARDHGYQLLGFSVILSLLFAVLMFGSSFVVPHFYQVSPTAKQVAVNVLRIMSVMFWIYMGNTQCYFILRAGGDTRSTLFMDSGYMWTVNIPLVCCFTYFTGVNILVLYVIGQMTDILKLVIAYSLVRKEKWVVNLTQF, encoded by the coding sequence ATGAGAAAAAAATTATCAAAATTTATCGGTACTCGGCAGTTTTACAAGCTGGCGCTGGCTGTCGCTGTACCGTTGATGATGCAGCAGCTGATTACCAGCTCAGTCAATCTTGTCGATAATCTGATGGTAGGACAGCTGGGCGACGCCGCGTTGGGAGGCGTTGCGGCAGTCAATCGTTTCTATATTATAGCGACCTATGGAACTAACGGAGTTTTAGCGGCGGCGGCCATTTTTATCGCTCAGTTTTTTGGCGCTCAGGATCAGGAACGAATGAAACAATCATTTCGGTTTTCCATCCTGAGTGCTTATGCGATCATGATCCCGTTCTTTCTGCTGGGCTTTCTTGTGCCGGAGGGAATCGTCCGCTTCTTTACCAGTGATCCGGCGATCATTCAGCTGGGCGGGGCTTATATGCGGATCGCGGCGTTTACGTTTTTGCCTATGGCGTTGTCGCTTGGCATCTCCAGTGCAATGCGGGCGGTGGGGGAAACTAAGATTCCGCTGGTCATCAGTGCCGGCGCAGTCTTAATCAATACCTTTTTAAACTATTGCCTGATCTTTGGTAATTTCGGATTTCCACGGTTAGGCGTTGAGGGCGCGGCGATTGCCACGCTGATCGCGCGTCTGTTGGAAGCGGCTGTACTGTTGCTGGTTTTAGCAAAGCTGCCGTTTGCTTTCAAATCGAAGTTGTCGCAGATGTTTCATGTTTCCGGTCAGCTGGTTCGCAGTATTTTGATCAAAGCGGCTCCGCTGGCGTTGAATGAAGTCATGTGGTCTTTGGGAATGGCGACCTTGTTTAAGTTCTATGCTACCCGCGGACCAGAGGTCATGTCGGGATATTCGATTGCCAACACGATCGGCGATATTTTCTTCGTCCTCTTTGGCGGCATGGCGGCCGCAACGACAGTGATGGTGTCGCAGCCGCTGGGGGCGGATAAACTTGATGAAGCTCGCGATCATGGGTATCAGCTGCTGGGCTTCAGCGTGATCTTGTCGCTGTTGTTTGCCGTGCTGATGTTTGGTTCCTCCTTTGTGGTTCCGCACTTCTATCAAGTTTCACCAACCGCGAAGCAGGTCGCGGTCAACGTCCTGCGGATCATGTCAGTCATGTTCTGGATCTACATGGGCAACACACAGTGCTATTTCATTCTGCGGGCAGGCGGTGATACTCGATCCACCTTATTCATGGATTCGGGATATATGTGGACGGTCAACATTCCGCTGGTCTGCTGCTTCACCTATTTCACGGGCGTCAATATTCTGGTGCTTTATGTGATCGGTCAGATGACGGATATCCTCAAATTGGTGATCGCCTATTCTCTAGTGCGGAAAGAGAAATGGGTCGTCAACCTGACGCAATTCTGA
- a CDS encoding TetR/AcrR family transcriptional regulator, whose protein sequence is MQNQKDRRCLRSEKAIKAAFHECLLSVGFEAMTVKELAEKADISRKTFYLHYDDKYDLLKEITEEMIGELEVLCEKKKDLGLAEGTVLWFRYFDERKAFFTALFTADNTTAFRSRLMNFMMEQIDIKLIGVSQEKNTKVLRKFMAMAVLGVLESCVLGQLDGNVDETAMQVGELLDDMIKRACRK, encoded by the coding sequence ATGCAGAATCAGAAAGATCGCCGTTGTCTTCGATCAGAAAAGGCAATTAAAGCTGCTTTTCATGAGTGTCTGCTGAGCGTCGGTTTTGAGGCGATGACGGTGAAGGAGCTTGCTGAAAAAGCGGATATCAGCCGAAAAACGTTTTATCTGCATTATGATGATAAATATGATCTGTTGAAAGAAATTACGGAGGAAATGATCGGTGAGCTTGAAGTTCTTTGCGAAAAAAAGAAAGATCTGGGATTGGCAGAAGGAACGGTTCTTTGGTTTCGGTATTTTGATGAACGCAAAGCTTTTTTTACAGCCTTATTTACAGCGGATAACACAACCGCTTTTCGCAGTCGGTTAATGAATTTCATGATGGAACAGATAGATATCAAATTAATCGGTGTTTCTCAGGAAAAAAACACAAAGGTATTGCGTAAGTTTATGGCCATGGCGGTTTTAGGGGTGCTTGAGTCTTGTGTGCTTGGTCAATTAGACGGAAATGTCGATGAAACGGCAATGCAGGTGGGGGAGTTATTGGATGATATGATAAAACGTGCCTGCAGGAAATGA
- a CDS encoding helix-turn-helix domain-containing protein — protein sequence MDERLIILGKNIQEARESKKMSRYALGQALGYKSTCSVRVRKIENAEYYVTVNTLLMIADVLQCDVKKLLKGCEGNQTYGK from the coding sequence ATGGATGAAAGACTGATAATACTCGGTAAAAACATACAAGAGGCACGTGAATCAAAAAAAATGTCACGATACGCATTAGGACAAGCCTTGGGCTATAAATCAACATGTTCAGTAAGAGTTAGAAAGATTGAGAATGCTGAATATTATGTAACAGTAAACACTTTGTTGATGATAGCTGACGTTCTGCAGTGTGATGTAAAAAAATTACTAAAGGGATGTGAGGGGAATCAAACTTATGGTAAATAA